Sequence from the Saccharopolyspora pogona genome:
GGTCGGGCCCGACGCCGCTGCGCGGTCGGCCGAGCACCAGCGCACCGGGGCCATGACCTGACAACGCGCCCCCAGCAGGGGGCGCGTCCGCCGTATCGGGTCACCACATGACCGGCAGCGAATCCAGGCCGTGGGTCAGGTGGCCGGAACGGAACCCGGGCTCGGTGGCCAGCCGCAGCCCGGGGAACCGGCCGAGCAGAGCGGGAAGCGCGATCCGCATCTGCAGGCGGGCCAGCGGCGCACCGATGCAGTGATGCGGTCCGTGCCCGAACGCGACGTGCCGCGACGCCGGGCGGGTGATGTCCAGCTCGTCCGGCCGCACCACGAAATCCGGGTCGCGGTTGGCGGCGGGCAGCGAGCACATCACGAGGTCACCGGCGTTGATCGTTCGCCCGGCGATCTGCACCTGCCGGGTGGCGACCTTCGCGGTGGTGTTGTGGAGGATGGACAACCAGCGCAGCAGCTCTTCGATCGCGGCGTCGACCAGCCCGGGGTCCCGCCGCAGCATGTCGAGCTGCTCGGGGTGCCGCAGCAGGGCGAACGTACCCAGCGCGAGCATGTTCGACGTGGTCTCGGACCCGGCCAATAGGAGCAGGCTGGCCAGGCCGACGAGTTCGGCGTCGTCGAGCTGGGTACCGTGCCGAGTCACCAGCTGTCCCAGCAGCCCGTCGCCGGGCTCAACCCTGTTGTGGGCGACGAGCTTTGCCATGTAGGCGTGCGATTCGGCCTGCAGCGCGGCGCGTTCCGCATTGGACGTGGCGATGTCGAGGAAGCCGTCGGTGCGCTTCTGGAAGTCCTCGCGGTCCTCGTGCGGGACGCCTAGGAGCTCGCAGATGACCAGCACCGGAACCGGGTTGGTGAAGGCGGGAACGAGGTCGCCGGGCGCCCCGGAGCGTTCCAGGGCGTCGAGGTGATCGTTGACGATCCCGGTGATCCGCGGCTCCAGCCGGCGCAGCCGGCGGGCCGTGAACTCCGGTGCGACGGTCCGGCGCAGCCGGGTGTGCTCGGGCGGGTCGGAAGCGAGCAGGTTGAGCGTTGCGCGAATGGCGTTCGCATCGTCGCCGGGCTCCGGTGCTTCGGACTCCAGGATGCCGGCCTGCATGGTGTTGCTGAAGCTCTCCCAGTCGGAAAGCACGCTGCGGACGTCCGCGTAGCGGGTGATCAGCCACGTGTCCACGCCGAAACCGCTGGTGATCCGGACGATGCCGTCGTGCTGCCGGAGCGAGCTGAGTTCGGGAACCGGGTCGAACCCGGTCCGCCGCATGTGGATCGGGATTTCCTGCGATCGTTGCACCGCATCTCCTTCTGCCGGGGGCTCGTCGCGAACA
This genomic interval carries:
- a CDS encoding cytochrome P450, translated to MQRSQEIPIHMRRTGFDPVPELSSLRQHDGIVRITSGFGVDTWLITRYADVRSVLSDWESFSNTMQAGILESEAPEPGDDANAIRATLNLLASDPPEHTRLRRTVAPEFTARRLRRLEPRITGIVNDHLDALERSGAPGDLVPAFTNPVPVLVICELLGVPHEDREDFQKRTDGFLDIATSNAERAALQAESHAYMAKLVAHNRVEPGDGLLGQLVTRHGTQLDDAELVGLASLLLLAGSETTSNMLALGTFALLRHPEQLDMLRRDPGLVDAAIEELLRWLSILHNTTAKVATRQVQIAGRTINAGDLVMCSLPAANRDPDFVVRPDELDITRPASRHVAFGHGPHHCIGAPLARLQMRIALPALLGRFPGLRLATEPGFRSGHLTHGLDSLPVMW